One window from the genome of Crassostrea angulata isolate pt1a10 chromosome 2, ASM2561291v2, whole genome shotgun sequence encodes:
- the LOC128173472 gene encoding uncharacterized protein LOC128173472 isoform X1: MDQLKKFGFMIKEAVGLLQLSRTQSAPSVVGRVEEDHEKKKKYLHQEHSSSCGDLILMSRGIPKDCLESSKGARKLFKKIRSQTGVFSPEEKVNFEKRKQSLKNDSNPNVSKTDDPEESVETTKGSRMSSLFSSRTGVYSICKSESFEKRKQSRFMRLKSKVSVGECSEGSFEFETETGVPELTFFTVKTNDNDSSYTKSEEVSETNPPPKNEYSLESLKTRQAEEFKTAQTKFHSMAENVELFFDESLKQVLTFGESLREEEGDLVKHPKSKTVAVTERDLEKESRSCAQYIYYNAKYFQHFYYIYNLTRDCHDRKEGLRKTNNRANLMAEDIVIKIGIVGESTEDKLCSLLKRRGIKETPSQNQQIWKQSPIICFQESPKSTIEMLRREKACHKILIISDPNHKETEKIEDSIFIIREDKEDILRMISICLEEQIHYILQDWLSNMSKEDFGKHIPWIIDEIKDIRKEMFDESICHTTGSVNESIVPPNVIKYLFGRPDVNSFGIWRNSSFKVFVKKTIDVKELEHALKNLQQLFFENYNLEIVKGRLVALEALKQGGSLLRKDGESFVGTLGGFVTKRDDEKKIYALTCNHVFPKEELLAYTDNCTDRDIGTCVFTIRDSSCDFAAIEINESFSSKCDVALRREDNKEISAKVYNESLATINFVHKIGATTNATKGRIISSEYYNKALPKNTFLVKGTGKRFSKPGDSGSLVLSIPRTGRQNFINVFGMVFADNFEFREDDNDSDNNQHLERNKDSEGTQNRDAEKVEANVDKTTSSNAPTSSVGDDDKNKEILSCCYRIHPAFDLFKEERGVDVKFRDDLPTPTSSPDDSYEETN, from the exons gtgcTCGaaagctgtttaaaaaaatcagaagtCAAACTGGAGTTTTTTCACCTGAAGAAAAAGTG aattttgaaaaacgtaaacaatcattaaaaaatgattcaaatcCAAATGTCTCAAAAACAGATGATCCAGAAGAATCGGTTGAAACAACAAAAG GTTCAAGAATGTCTTCACTTTTTAGTTCTCGAACTGGGGTTTATTCAATATGTAAAAGTGAG AGTTTTGAAAAACGTAAACAATCACGGTTTATGCGTTTGAAATCAAAGGTTTCCGTAGGCGAATGTTCAGAAGgatcatttgaatttgaaacagaaaccg GTGTTCCTGAGCTGACATTTTTCACGGTAAAAACCAATGACAATGATTCG AGTTATACAAAAAGTGAAGAGGTATCAGAAACTAACCCACCTCCAAAGAATGAATATTCACTGGAATCACTAAAAACAAGACAAG CTGAAGAATTTAAAACTGCTCAAACTAAATTCCATTCCATGGCTGAAAATGTG GAATTATTCTTCGATGAAAGTTTGAAGCAAGTTTTAACTTTTGGAGAATCATTACGTGAAGAGGAGGGAGATCTAGTTAAACATCCAAAAAGCAAAACAGTAGCGGTCACCGAAAGAGACTTGG AGAAAGAATCAAGGTCATGTGCACAGTATATTTATTACAACGccaaatattttcaacatttttattatatttacaatCTGACGAGGGATTGCCATGATCGTAAAGAAGGTTTGAGAAAGACAAATAATCGTGCGAACCTTATGGCTGAGGACATTGTCATAAAAATCGGAATTGTTGGAGAGTCTACTGAAGACAAATTATGCTCATTATTAAAACGAAGAG GAATAAAAGAGACACCATCTCAAAATCAACAAATTTGGAAACAGTCCCCAATTATCTGTTTTCAAGAATCACCAAAATCAACGATAGAG ATGTTACGCAGGGAGAAAGCTTGCCACAAAATACTCATCATATCTGATCCGAACCACAAGGAAACGGAAAAAATAGAAGACTCCATTTTCATCATTAGAGAAGACAAAGAAGACATTCTAAGAATGATATCTATCTGTTTGGAAGAACAAATTCATTACATACTGCAAGACTGGTTATCGAATATGTCCAAAgaagattttggaaaacatATACCCTGGATTATTGACGAAATAAAAGATATCCGTAAAGAGATGTTTGATGAAAGCATTTGTCACACAACTGGTTCTGTCAACGAATCAATTGTTCCACCCAACGTGATAAAATATCTTTTCGG AAGGCCTGACGTAAATTCATTTGGAATTTGGAGAAATTCATCATTCAAAGTGTTTGTTAAGAAAACGATTGATGTAAAAGAATTAGAGCATGCACTTAAGAATTTACAGCaactattttttgaaaactacaACTTGGAAATTGTAAAAGGAAGATTAGTAGCATTAGAGGCATTAAAGCAGGGTGGTTCTCTTTTACGAAAAGATGGAGAAAGTTTTGTGGGAACTCTTGGTGGGTTTGTCACAAAAAGAGATGATGAGAAAAAGATATATGCGTTGACTTGTAATCATGTATTTCCTAAAGAAGAGCTTCTTGCGTACACGGATAACTGTACTGATAGAGATATCGGTACCTGTGTATTCACAATAAGGGACAGTTCTTGTGATTTTGCAgctattgaaataaatgagtCTTTTTCAAGTAAATGCGACGTAGCCTTAAGAAGAGAGGACAACAAGGAAATTAGTGCAAAAGTCTATAACGAAAGTTTAGCAACCATAAACTTTGTACATAAAATAGGAGCCACAACAAATGCAACCAAAGGAAGAATTATTAGTTCCGAATATTATAACAAAGCTTTGCCCAAAAACACTTTCCTTGTGAAGGGCACAGGCAAACGTTTTTCCAAACCAGGAGATAGTGGATCGCTGGTTTTATCCATACCAAGGACTGGGCGGCAAAACTTTATTAATGTCTTTGGTATGGTATTCGCCGATAACTTCGAGTTCCGTGAAGATGATAATGATAGTGATAATAATCAGCACCTGGAAAGGAACAAAGACTCGGAAGGTACTCAAAATAGGGATGCAGAAAAGGTAGAAGCAAACGTAGACAAAACAACCAGCTCTAACGCCCCCACCTCTTCTGTCGGAGACGAcgataaaaataaggaaattctATCTTGTTGTTACCGTATACACCCCGCTTTTGatctttttaaagaagaaagggGTGTGGATGTGAAATTTAGGGATGACTTGCCAACACCTACGTCTTCACCTGACGATTCGTATGAGGAAACCAATTGA
- the LOC128173472 gene encoding uncharacterized protein LOC128173472 isoform X2: MDQLKKFGFMIKEAVGLLQLSRTQSAPSVVGRVEEDHEKKKKYLHQEHSSSCGDLILMSRGIPKDCLESSKGARKLFKKIRSQTGVFSPEEKVNFEKRKQSLKNDSNPNVSKTDDPEESVETTKGSRMSSLFSSRTGVYSICKSESFEKRKQSRFMRLKSKVSVGECSEGSFEFETETGVPELTFFTSYTKSEEVSETNPPPKNEYSLESLKTRQAEEFKTAQTKFHSMAENVELFFDESLKQVLTFGESLREEEGDLVKHPKSKTVAVTERDLEKESRSCAQYIYYNAKYFQHFYYIYNLTRDCHDRKEGLRKTNNRANLMAEDIVIKIGIVGESTEDKLCSLLKRRGIKETPSQNQQIWKQSPIICFQESPKSTIEMLRREKACHKILIISDPNHKETEKIEDSIFIIREDKEDILRMISICLEEQIHYILQDWLSNMSKEDFGKHIPWIIDEIKDIRKEMFDESICHTTGSVNESIVPPNVIKYLFGRPDVNSFGIWRNSSFKVFVKKTIDVKELEHALKNLQQLFFENYNLEIVKGRLVALEALKQGGSLLRKDGESFVGTLGGFVTKRDDEKKIYALTCNHVFPKEELLAYTDNCTDRDIGTCVFTIRDSSCDFAAIEINESFSSKCDVALRREDNKEISAKVYNESLATINFVHKIGATTNATKGRIISSEYYNKALPKNTFLVKGTGKRFSKPGDSGSLVLSIPRTGRQNFINVFGMVFADNFEFREDDNDSDNNQHLERNKDSEGTQNRDAEKVEANVDKTTSSNAPTSSVGDDDKNKEILSCCYRIHPAFDLFKEERGVDVKFRDDLPTPTSSPDDSYEETN, translated from the exons gtgcTCGaaagctgtttaaaaaaatcagaagtCAAACTGGAGTTTTTTCACCTGAAGAAAAAGTG aattttgaaaaacgtaaacaatcattaaaaaatgattcaaatcCAAATGTCTCAAAAACAGATGATCCAGAAGAATCGGTTGAAACAACAAAAG GTTCAAGAATGTCTTCACTTTTTAGTTCTCGAACTGGGGTTTATTCAATATGTAAAAGTGAG AGTTTTGAAAAACGTAAACAATCACGGTTTATGCGTTTGAAATCAAAGGTTTCCGTAGGCGAATGTTCAGAAGgatcatttgaatttgaaacagaaaccg GTGTTCCTGAGCTGACATTTTTCACG AGTTATACAAAAAGTGAAGAGGTATCAGAAACTAACCCACCTCCAAAGAATGAATATTCACTGGAATCACTAAAAACAAGACAAG CTGAAGAATTTAAAACTGCTCAAACTAAATTCCATTCCATGGCTGAAAATGTG GAATTATTCTTCGATGAAAGTTTGAAGCAAGTTTTAACTTTTGGAGAATCATTACGTGAAGAGGAGGGAGATCTAGTTAAACATCCAAAAAGCAAAACAGTAGCGGTCACCGAAAGAGACTTGG AGAAAGAATCAAGGTCATGTGCACAGTATATTTATTACAACGccaaatattttcaacatttttattatatttacaatCTGACGAGGGATTGCCATGATCGTAAAGAAGGTTTGAGAAAGACAAATAATCGTGCGAACCTTATGGCTGAGGACATTGTCATAAAAATCGGAATTGTTGGAGAGTCTACTGAAGACAAATTATGCTCATTATTAAAACGAAGAG GAATAAAAGAGACACCATCTCAAAATCAACAAATTTGGAAACAGTCCCCAATTATCTGTTTTCAAGAATCACCAAAATCAACGATAGAG ATGTTACGCAGGGAGAAAGCTTGCCACAAAATACTCATCATATCTGATCCGAACCACAAGGAAACGGAAAAAATAGAAGACTCCATTTTCATCATTAGAGAAGACAAAGAAGACATTCTAAGAATGATATCTATCTGTTTGGAAGAACAAATTCATTACATACTGCAAGACTGGTTATCGAATATGTCCAAAgaagattttggaaaacatATACCCTGGATTATTGACGAAATAAAAGATATCCGTAAAGAGATGTTTGATGAAAGCATTTGTCACACAACTGGTTCTGTCAACGAATCAATTGTTCCACCCAACGTGATAAAATATCTTTTCGG AAGGCCTGACGTAAATTCATTTGGAATTTGGAGAAATTCATCATTCAAAGTGTTTGTTAAGAAAACGATTGATGTAAAAGAATTAGAGCATGCACTTAAGAATTTACAGCaactattttttgaaaactacaACTTGGAAATTGTAAAAGGAAGATTAGTAGCATTAGAGGCATTAAAGCAGGGTGGTTCTCTTTTACGAAAAGATGGAGAAAGTTTTGTGGGAACTCTTGGTGGGTTTGTCACAAAAAGAGATGATGAGAAAAAGATATATGCGTTGACTTGTAATCATGTATTTCCTAAAGAAGAGCTTCTTGCGTACACGGATAACTGTACTGATAGAGATATCGGTACCTGTGTATTCACAATAAGGGACAGTTCTTGTGATTTTGCAgctattgaaataaatgagtCTTTTTCAAGTAAATGCGACGTAGCCTTAAGAAGAGAGGACAACAAGGAAATTAGTGCAAAAGTCTATAACGAAAGTTTAGCAACCATAAACTTTGTACATAAAATAGGAGCCACAACAAATGCAACCAAAGGAAGAATTATTAGTTCCGAATATTATAACAAAGCTTTGCCCAAAAACACTTTCCTTGTGAAGGGCACAGGCAAACGTTTTTCCAAACCAGGAGATAGTGGATCGCTGGTTTTATCCATACCAAGGACTGGGCGGCAAAACTTTATTAATGTCTTTGGTATGGTATTCGCCGATAACTTCGAGTTCCGTGAAGATGATAATGATAGTGATAATAATCAGCACCTGGAAAGGAACAAAGACTCGGAAGGTACTCAAAATAGGGATGCAGAAAAGGTAGAAGCAAACGTAGACAAAACAACCAGCTCTAACGCCCCCACCTCTTCTGTCGGAGACGAcgataaaaataaggaaattctATCTTGTTGTTACCGTATACACCCCGCTTTTGatctttttaaagaagaaagggGTGTGGATGTGAAATTTAGGGATGACTTGCCAACACCTACGTCTTCACCTGACGATTCGTATGAGGAAACCAATTGA